Proteins co-encoded in one Stomoxys calcitrans chromosome 5, idStoCalc2.1, whole genome shotgun sequence genomic window:
- the LOC106094738 gene encoding eukaryotic translation initiation factor 5A has translation MAEMDDHHFETGDSGASQTYPMQCSALRKNGFVMLKGRPCKIVEMSTSKTGKHGHAKVHMVGIDIFSNKKYEDICPSTHNMDVPHVKREDYQLTDISDDGYLTLMADNGEIREDLKLPDGDLGNSLRADFDNGKDLLCTVLKSCGEECVIAIKTNTALDK, from the exons ATGGCTGAAATGGATGATCATCACTTTGAGACCGGCGATTCTGGTGCTTCTCAAACCTATCCTATGCAATGTTCCGCATTGCGTAAAAACGGTTTTGTTATGCTCAAGGGTAGACCCTGCAAAATTGTTGAAATGTCTACTTCAAAGACAGGCAAACACGGTCACGCTAAAGTCCATATGGTCGGAATTGATATCTTCTCAAATAAGAA ATACGAGGATATCTGTCCATCTACTCACAACATGGACGTACCCCATGTTAAGAGAGAAGATTACCAGTTGACCGATATTAGCGATGACGGATACTTGACTTTGATGGCTGACAATGGCGAAATCAGAGAAGACCTCAAATTGCCTGATGGTGACTTGGGCAACTCCTTGAGAGCCGATTTCGATAACGGCAAGGATCTTTTG TGTACTGTCCTCAAGTCTTGCGGCGAAGAATGCGTTATTGCTATTAAGACTAATACCGCTCTTGACAAGTAG